Proteins found in one Neofelis nebulosa isolate mNeoNeb1 chromosome 3, mNeoNeb1.pri, whole genome shotgun sequence genomic segment:
- the MFSD10 gene encoding major facilitator superfamily domain-containing protein 10 isoform X2: MGWGAGGSCTPRPPIRQQPLSEPRVITVVFLGLLLDLLAFTLLLPLLPGLLESHGRAHDPLYGSWQQGVDWFAAAIRMPAEKRYNSVLFGGLIGSVFSFLQFLLAPVTGAVSDCLGRRPVMLLSLGDWGHQQGKRQPLHSHRSRPGLTVRPQPRHGSHWSGLLAGLHAGPHAWRLPASGDGALARFALCCLRPVVYFLLPAGDAACGEAGKASSMGPGFQAAADLLSPVALLRFSAVARGQDPPAGDGIRHLRRLGLVYFLYLFLFSGLEFTLSFLAHQRFQFSSLQQGKMFFFIGLTMATVQGAYARKISPGSEIAAVKRAILLLVPAFLLIGWGLTLPVLGLGLLLYSFAAAVVVPCLSSVVADYGLPRQKGTIMGTLRSLGALARAVGPMVAASVYWLAGARVCFTVCSGLFLLPFLLLRNLRPPACMAPKAE; the protein is encoded by the exons ATGGgctggggagcaggagggagcTGCACCCCGCGCCCACCCATCCGCCAACAGCCCTTGTCAGAGCCCCGTGTGATCACCGTGGTCTTCCTCGGCCTCCTGCTGGATCTCCTGGCCTTCACTCTGCTGTTGCCTCTGCTGCCAGGGCTGCTGGAGAGCCATGGCCGTGCCCAC GATCCCCTCTATGGCTCCTGGCAACAAGGCGTGGACTGGTTTGCCGCAGCCATCAGGATGCCAGCGGAGAAGAGGTACAACAGTGTCCTGTTTGGAG GTCTGATAGGCTCAGTCTTCTCCTTCCTGCAGTTCCTCTTGGCACCAGTCACGGGGGCGGTCTCAGACTGTCTCGGGAGGCGCCCGGTGATGCTGCTGTCCCTG GGTGATTGGGGGCATCAGCAAGGGAAACGTCAGCCTCTCCACAGCCATCGTAGCCGACCTGGGCTCACCGTCCGCCCGCAGCCGAGGCATG GCAGTCATTGGAGTGGCCTTCTCGCTGGCCTTCACGCTGGGCCCCATGCTTGGCGCCTTCCTGCCAGCGGAGATGGTGCCCTGGCTCGCTTTGCTCTTTGCTGCCTCCGAcctgttgtttattttctgcttcctGCCGGAGACGCTGCCTGCGGAGAAGCGGGTAAG gcatCCTCTATGGGCCCGGGGTTCCAGGCCGCGGCAGACCTGCTCAGCCCCGTGGCCCTGCTCCGTTTCTCGGCCGTGGCCCGTGGCCAGGACCCACCCGCCGGAGACG GGATCCGTCACCTTCGCCGCCTGGGTCTGGTGTACTTCCTCTACCTCTTCCTGTTCTCGGGTCTCGAGTTCACCCTGAGCTTCCTCGCTCATCAGCGCTTCCAGTTCAGCAG CCTGCAGCAAGGAAAGATGTTTTTCTTCATCGGCCTCACCATGGCCACCGTGCAGGGCGCCTACGCCCGGAAGATCAGCCCTGGCAGCGAGATTGCAGCGGTGAAGCGG GCCATCTTGCTGCTggtgcctgccttcctcctcatTGGCTGGGGGCTCACGCTGCCCGTGCTGGGCCTGGGGCTGCTGCTCTACTCCTTCG CCGCTGCCGTCGTGGTGCCCTGCTTGTCCTCCGTGGTCGCTGACTACG gctTGCCCAGGCAGAAGGGCACGATCATGGGCACACTTCGGAGCCTGGGCGCCCTGGCCAGGGCAGTGGGACCCATGGTGGCCGCCTCAG TGTACTGGCTGGCCGGGGCCAGGGTCTGCTTCACGGTGTGCTCAGGCCTCTTCCTGCTCCCTTTCCTGCTCCTGCGCAACCTGAGGCCTCCAGCCTGCATGGCACCCAAGGCCGAGTAG
- the MFSD10 gene encoding major facilitator superfamily domain-containing protein 10 isoform X5: MGWGAGGSCTPRPPIRQQPLSEPRVITVVFLGLLLDLLAFTLLLPLLPGLLESHGRAHDPLYGSWQQGVDWFAAAIRMPAEKRYNSVLFGGLIGSVFSFLQFLLAPVTGAVSDCLGRRPVMLLSLGDWGHQQGKRQPLHSHRSRPGLTVRPQPRHGSHWSGLLAGLHAGPHAWRLPASGDGALARFALCCLRPVVYFLLPAGDAACGEAGILYGPGVPGRGRPAQPRGPAPFLGRGPWPGPTRRRRDPSPSPPGSGVLPLPLPVLGSRVHPELPRSSALPVQQPAARKDVFLHRPHHGHRAGRLRPEDQPWQRDCSGEAGHLAAGACLPPHWLGAHAARAGPGAAALLLRWEETSKHLTASSPPPPKACPGRRARSWAHFGAWAPWPGQWDPWWPPQCTGWPGPGSASRCAQASSCSLSCSCAT, translated from the exons ATGGgctggggagcaggagggagcTGCACCCCGCGCCCACCCATCCGCCAACAGCCCTTGTCAGAGCCCCGTGTGATCACCGTGGTCTTCCTCGGCCTCCTGCTGGATCTCCTGGCCTTCACTCTGCTGTTGCCTCTGCTGCCAGGGCTGCTGGAGAGCCATGGCCGTGCCCAC GATCCCCTCTATGGCTCCTGGCAACAAGGCGTGGACTGGTTTGCCGCAGCCATCAGGATGCCAGCGGAGAAGAGGTACAACAGTGTCCTGTTTGGAG GTCTGATAGGCTCAGTCTTCTCCTTCCTGCAGTTCCTCTTGGCACCAGTCACGGGGGCGGTCTCAGACTGTCTCGGGAGGCGCCCGGTGATGCTGCTGTCCCTG GGTGATTGGGGGCATCAGCAAGGGAAACGTCAGCCTCTCCACAGCCATCGTAGCCGACCTGGGCTCACCGTCCGCCCGCAGCCGAGGCATG GCAGTCATTGGAGTGGCCTTCTCGCTGGCCTTCACGCTGGGCCCCATGCTTGGCGCCTTCCTGCCAGCGGAGATGGTGCCCTGGCTCGCTTTGCTCTTTGCTGCCTCCGAcctgttgtttattttctgcttcctGCCGGAGACGCTGCCTGCGGAGAAGCGG gcatCCTCTATGGGCCCGGGGTTCCAGGCCGCGGCAGACCTGCTCAGCCCCGTGGCCCTGCTCCGTTTCTCGGCCGTGGCCCGTGGCCAGGACCCACCCGCCGGAGACG GGATCCGTCACCTTCGCCGCCTGGGTCTGGTGTACTTCCTCTACCTCTTCCTGTTCTCGGGTCTCGAGTTCACCCTGAGCTTCCTCGCTCATCAGCGCTTCCAGTTCAGCAG CCTGCAGCAAGGAAAGATGTTTTTCTTCATCGGCCTCACCATGGCCACCGTGCAGGGCGCCTACGCCCGGAAGATCAGCCCTGGCAGCGAGATTGCAGCGGTGAAGCGG GCCATCTTGCTGCTggtgcctgccttcctcctcatTGGCTGGGGGCTCACGCTGCCCGTGCTGGGCCTGGGGCTGCTGCTCTACTCCTTCG GTGGGAGGAGACCAGCAAGCACCTGACggcttcctccccccctcccccaaaggctTGCCCAGGCAGAAGGGCACGATCATGGGCACACTTCGGAGCCTGGGCGCCCTGGCCAGGGCAGTGGGACCCATGGTGGCCGCCTCAG TGTACTGGCTGGCCGGGGCCAGGGTCTGCTTCACGGTGTGCTCAGGCCTCTTCCTGCTCCCTTTCCTGCTCCTGCGCAACCTGA
- the MFSD10 gene encoding major facilitator superfamily domain-containing protein 10 isoform X6 translates to MGWGAGGSCTPRPPIRQQPLSEPRVITVVFLGLLLDLLAFTLLLPLLPGLLESHGRAHDPLYGSWQQGVDWFAAAIRMPAEKRYNSVLFGGLIGSVFSFLQFLLAPVTGAVSDCLGRRPVMLLSLAGLATSYAVWAASKSFAAFLASRVIGGISKGNVSLSTAIVADLGSPSARSRGMAVIGVAFSLAFTLGPMLGAFLPAEMVPWLALLFAASDLLFIFCFLPETLPAEKRASSMGPGFQAAADLLSPVALLRFSAVARGQDPPAGDGIRHLRRLGLVYFLYLFLFSGLEFTLSFLAHQRFQFSSLQQGKMFFFIGLTMATVQGAYARKISPGSEIAAVKRAILLLVPAFLLIGWGLTLPVLGLGLLLYSFGPPGGRRPAST, encoded by the exons ATGGgctggggagcaggagggagcTGCACCCCGCGCCCACCCATCCGCCAACAGCCCTTGTCAGAGCCCCGTGTGATCACCGTGGTCTTCCTCGGCCTCCTGCTGGATCTCCTGGCCTTCACTCTGCTGTTGCCTCTGCTGCCAGGGCTGCTGGAGAGCCATGGCCGTGCCCAC GATCCCCTCTATGGCTCCTGGCAACAAGGCGTGGACTGGTTTGCCGCAGCCATCAGGATGCCAGCGGAGAAGAGGTACAACAGTGTCCTGTTTGGAG GTCTGATAGGCTCAGTCTTCTCCTTCCTGCAGTTCCTCTTGGCACCAGTCACGGGGGCGGTCTCAGACTGTCTCGGGAGGCGCCCGGTGATGCTGCTGTCCCTG GCAGGTCTGGCCACCTCGTATGCCGTGTGGGCGGCCTCAAAGAGCTTCGCCGCCTTCCTGGCCTCCAGGGTGATTGGGGGCATCAGCAAGGGAAACGTCAGCCTCTCCACAGCCATCGTAGCCGACCTGGGCTCACCGTCCGCCCGCAGCCGAGGCATG GCAGTCATTGGAGTGGCCTTCTCGCTGGCCTTCACGCTGGGCCCCATGCTTGGCGCCTTCCTGCCAGCGGAGATGGTGCCCTGGCTCGCTTTGCTCTTTGCTGCCTCCGAcctgttgtttattttctgcttcctGCCGGAGACGCTGCCTGCGGAGAAGCGG gcatCCTCTATGGGCCCGGGGTTCCAGGCCGCGGCAGACCTGCTCAGCCCCGTGGCCCTGCTCCGTTTCTCGGCCGTGGCCCGTGGCCAGGACCCACCCGCCGGAGACG GGATCCGTCACCTTCGCCGCCTGGGTCTGGTGTACTTCCTCTACCTCTTCCTGTTCTCGGGTCTCGAGTTCACCCTGAGCTTCCTCGCTCATCAGCGCTTCCAGTTCAGCAG CCTGCAGCAAGGAAAGATGTTTTTCTTCATCGGCCTCACCATGGCCACCGTGCAGGGCGCCTACGCCCGGAAGATCAGCCCTGGCAGCGAGATTGCAGCGGTGAAGCGG GCCATCTTGCTGCTggtgcctgccttcctcctcatTGGCTGGGGGCTCACGCTGCCCGTGCTGGGCCTGGGGCTGCTGCTCTACTCCTTCG GCCCCCCAGGTGGGAGGAGACCAGCAAGCACCTGA
- the MFSD10 gene encoding major facilitator superfamily domain-containing protein 10 isoform X3 yields the protein MGWGAGGSCTPRPPIRQQPLSEPRVITVVFLGLLLDLLAFTLLLPLLPGLLESHGRAHDPLYGSWQQGVDWFAAAIRMPAEKRYNSVLFGGLIGSVFSFLQFLLAPVTGAVSDCLGRRPVMLLSLGDWGHQQGKRQPLHSHRSRPGLTVRPQPRHVIGVAFSLAFTLGPMLGAFLPAEMVPWLALLFAASDLLFIFCFLPETLPAEKRASSMGPGFQAAADLLSPVALLRFSAVARGQDPPAGDGIRHLRRLGLVYFLYLFLFSGLEFTLSFLAHQRFQFSSLQQGKMFFFIGLTMATVQGAYARKISPGSEIAAVKRAILLLVPAFLLIGWGLTLPVLGLGLLLYSFAAAVVVPCLSSVVADYGLPRQKGTIMGTLRSLGALARAVGPMVAASVYWLAGARVCFTVCSGLFLLPFLLLRNLRPPACMAPKAE from the exons ATGGgctggggagcaggagggagcTGCACCCCGCGCCCACCCATCCGCCAACAGCCCTTGTCAGAGCCCCGTGTGATCACCGTGGTCTTCCTCGGCCTCCTGCTGGATCTCCTGGCCTTCACTCTGCTGTTGCCTCTGCTGCCAGGGCTGCTGGAGAGCCATGGCCGTGCCCAC GATCCCCTCTATGGCTCCTGGCAACAAGGCGTGGACTGGTTTGCCGCAGCCATCAGGATGCCAGCGGAGAAGAGGTACAACAGTGTCCTGTTTGGAG GTCTGATAGGCTCAGTCTTCTCCTTCCTGCAGTTCCTCTTGGCACCAGTCACGGGGGCGGTCTCAGACTGTCTCGGGAGGCGCCCGGTGATGCTGCTGTCCCTG GGTGATTGGGGGCATCAGCAAGGGAAACGTCAGCCTCTCCACAGCCATCGTAGCCGACCTGGGCTCACCGTCCGCCCGCAGCCGAGGCATG TCATTGGAGTGGCCTTCTCGCTGGCCTTCACGCTGGGCCCCATGCTTGGCGCCTTCCTGCCAGCGGAGATGGTGCCCTGGCTCGCTTTGCTCTTTGCTGCCTCCGAcctgttgtttattttctgcttcctGCCGGAGACGCTGCCTGCGGAGAAGCGG gcatCCTCTATGGGCCCGGGGTTCCAGGCCGCGGCAGACCTGCTCAGCCCCGTGGCCCTGCTCCGTTTCTCGGCCGTGGCCCGTGGCCAGGACCCACCCGCCGGAGACG GGATCCGTCACCTTCGCCGCCTGGGTCTGGTGTACTTCCTCTACCTCTTCCTGTTCTCGGGTCTCGAGTTCACCCTGAGCTTCCTCGCTCATCAGCGCTTCCAGTTCAGCAG CCTGCAGCAAGGAAAGATGTTTTTCTTCATCGGCCTCACCATGGCCACCGTGCAGGGCGCCTACGCCCGGAAGATCAGCCCTGGCAGCGAGATTGCAGCGGTGAAGCGG GCCATCTTGCTGCTggtgcctgccttcctcctcatTGGCTGGGGGCTCACGCTGCCCGTGCTGGGCCTGGGGCTGCTGCTCTACTCCTTCG CCGCTGCCGTCGTGGTGCCCTGCTTGTCCTCCGTGGTCGCTGACTACG gctTGCCCAGGCAGAAGGGCACGATCATGGGCACACTTCGGAGCCTGGGCGCCCTGGCCAGGGCAGTGGGACCCATGGTGGCCGCCTCAG TGTACTGGCTGGCCGGGGCCAGGGTCTGCTTCACGGTGTGCTCAGGCCTCTTCCTGCTCCCTTTCCTGCTCCTGCGCAACCTGAGGCCTCCAGCCTGCATGGCACCCAAGGCCGAGTAG
- the MFSD10 gene encoding major facilitator superfamily domain-containing protein 10 isoform X1 has protein sequence MGWGAGGSCTPRPPIRQQPLSEPRVITVVFLGLLLDLLAFTLLLPLLPGLLESHGRAHDPLYGSWQQGVDWFAAAIRMPAEKRYNSVLFGGLIGSVFSFLQFLLAPVTGAVSDCLGRRPVMLLSLAGLATSYAVWAASKSFAAFLASRVIGGISKGNVSLSTAIVADLGSPSARSRGMAVIGVAFSLAFTLGPMLGAFLPAEMVPWLALLFAASDLLFIFCFLPETLPAEKRASSMGPGFQAAADLLSPVALLRFSAVARGQDPPAGDGIRHLRRLGLVYFLYLFLFSGLEFTLSFLAHQRFQFSSLQQGKMFFFIGLTMATVQGAYARKISPGSEIAAVKRAILLLVPAFLLIGWGLTLPVLGLGLLLYSFAAAVVVPCLSSVVADYGLPRQKGTIMGTLRSLGALARAVGPMVAASVYWLAGARVCFTVCSGLFLLPFLLLRNLRPPACMAPKAE, from the exons ATGGgctggggagcaggagggagcTGCACCCCGCGCCCACCCATCCGCCAACAGCCCTTGTCAGAGCCCCGTGTGATCACCGTGGTCTTCCTCGGCCTCCTGCTGGATCTCCTGGCCTTCACTCTGCTGTTGCCTCTGCTGCCAGGGCTGCTGGAGAGCCATGGCCGTGCCCAC GATCCCCTCTATGGCTCCTGGCAACAAGGCGTGGACTGGTTTGCCGCAGCCATCAGGATGCCAGCGGAGAAGAGGTACAACAGTGTCCTGTTTGGAG GTCTGATAGGCTCAGTCTTCTCCTTCCTGCAGTTCCTCTTGGCACCAGTCACGGGGGCGGTCTCAGACTGTCTCGGGAGGCGCCCGGTGATGCTGCTGTCCCTG GCAGGTCTGGCCACCTCGTATGCCGTGTGGGCGGCCTCAAAGAGCTTCGCCGCCTTCCTGGCCTCCAGGGTGATTGGGGGCATCAGCAAGGGAAACGTCAGCCTCTCCACAGCCATCGTAGCCGACCTGGGCTCACCGTCCGCCCGCAGCCGAGGCATG GCAGTCATTGGAGTGGCCTTCTCGCTGGCCTTCACGCTGGGCCCCATGCTTGGCGCCTTCCTGCCAGCGGAGATGGTGCCCTGGCTCGCTTTGCTCTTTGCTGCCTCCGAcctgttgtttattttctgcttcctGCCGGAGACGCTGCCTGCGGAGAAGCGG gcatCCTCTATGGGCCCGGGGTTCCAGGCCGCGGCAGACCTGCTCAGCCCCGTGGCCCTGCTCCGTTTCTCGGCCGTGGCCCGTGGCCAGGACCCACCCGCCGGAGACG GGATCCGTCACCTTCGCCGCCTGGGTCTGGTGTACTTCCTCTACCTCTTCCTGTTCTCGGGTCTCGAGTTCACCCTGAGCTTCCTCGCTCATCAGCGCTTCCAGTTCAGCAG CCTGCAGCAAGGAAAGATGTTTTTCTTCATCGGCCTCACCATGGCCACCGTGCAGGGCGCCTACGCCCGGAAGATCAGCCCTGGCAGCGAGATTGCAGCGGTGAAGCGG GCCATCTTGCTGCTggtgcctgccttcctcctcatTGGCTGGGGGCTCACGCTGCCCGTGCTGGGCCTGGGGCTGCTGCTCTACTCCTTCG CCGCTGCCGTCGTGGTGCCCTGCTTGTCCTCCGTGGTCGCTGACTACG gctTGCCCAGGCAGAAGGGCACGATCATGGGCACACTTCGGAGCCTGGGCGCCCTGGCCAGGGCAGTGGGACCCATGGTGGCCGCCTCAG TGTACTGGCTGGCCGGGGCCAGGGTCTGCTTCACGGTGTGCTCAGGCCTCTTCCTGCTCCCTTTCCTGCTCCTGCGCAACCTGAGGCCTCCAGCCTGCATGGCACCCAAGGCCGAGTAG
- the MFSD10 gene encoding major facilitator superfamily domain-containing protein 10 isoform X7 codes for MGWGAGGSCTPRPPIRQQPLSEPRVITVVFLGLLLDLLAFTLLLPLLPGLLESHGRAHDPLYGSWQQGVDWFAAAIRMPAEKRYNSVLFGGLIGSVFSFLQFLLAPVTGAVSDCLGRRPVMLLSLAGLATSYAVWAASKSFAAFLASRVIGGISKGNVSLSTAIVADLGSPSARSRGMAVIGVAFSLAFTLGPMLGAFLPAEMVPWLALLFAASDLLFIFCFLPETLPAEKRASSMGPGFQAAADLLSPVALLRFSAVARGQDPPAGDGIRHLRRLGLVYFLYLFLFSGLEFTLSFLAHQRFQFSSLQQGKMFFFIGLTMATVQGAYARKISPGSEIAAVKRAILLLVPAFLLIGWGLTLPVLGLGLLLYSFGGRRPAST; via the exons ATGGgctggggagcaggagggagcTGCACCCCGCGCCCACCCATCCGCCAACAGCCCTTGTCAGAGCCCCGTGTGATCACCGTGGTCTTCCTCGGCCTCCTGCTGGATCTCCTGGCCTTCACTCTGCTGTTGCCTCTGCTGCCAGGGCTGCTGGAGAGCCATGGCCGTGCCCAC GATCCCCTCTATGGCTCCTGGCAACAAGGCGTGGACTGGTTTGCCGCAGCCATCAGGATGCCAGCGGAGAAGAGGTACAACAGTGTCCTGTTTGGAG GTCTGATAGGCTCAGTCTTCTCCTTCCTGCAGTTCCTCTTGGCACCAGTCACGGGGGCGGTCTCAGACTGTCTCGGGAGGCGCCCGGTGATGCTGCTGTCCCTG GCAGGTCTGGCCACCTCGTATGCCGTGTGGGCGGCCTCAAAGAGCTTCGCCGCCTTCCTGGCCTCCAGGGTGATTGGGGGCATCAGCAAGGGAAACGTCAGCCTCTCCACAGCCATCGTAGCCGACCTGGGCTCACCGTCCGCCCGCAGCCGAGGCATG GCAGTCATTGGAGTGGCCTTCTCGCTGGCCTTCACGCTGGGCCCCATGCTTGGCGCCTTCCTGCCAGCGGAGATGGTGCCCTGGCTCGCTTTGCTCTTTGCTGCCTCCGAcctgttgtttattttctgcttcctGCCGGAGACGCTGCCTGCGGAGAAGCGG gcatCCTCTATGGGCCCGGGGTTCCAGGCCGCGGCAGACCTGCTCAGCCCCGTGGCCCTGCTCCGTTTCTCGGCCGTGGCCCGTGGCCAGGACCCACCCGCCGGAGACG GGATCCGTCACCTTCGCCGCCTGGGTCTGGTGTACTTCCTCTACCTCTTCCTGTTCTCGGGTCTCGAGTTCACCCTGAGCTTCCTCGCTCATCAGCGCTTCCAGTTCAGCAG CCTGCAGCAAGGAAAGATGTTTTTCTTCATCGGCCTCACCATGGCCACCGTGCAGGGCGCCTACGCCCGGAAGATCAGCCCTGGCAGCGAGATTGCAGCGGTGAAGCGG GCCATCTTGCTGCTggtgcctgccttcctcctcatTGGCTGGGGGCTCACGCTGCCCGTGCTGGGCCTGGGGCTGCTGCTCTACTCCTTCG GTGGGAGGAGACCAGCAAGCACCTGA
- the MFSD10 gene encoding major facilitator superfamily domain-containing protein 10 isoform X4 — protein MGWGAGGSCTPRPPIRQQPLSEPRVITVVFLGLLLDLLAFTLLLPLLPGLLESHGRAHDPLYGSWQQGVDWFAAAIRMPAEKRYNSVLFGGLIGSVFSFLQFLLAPVTGAVSDCLGRRPVMLLSLGDWGHQQGKRQPLHSHRSRPGLTVRPQPRHGSHWSGLLAGLHAGPHAWRLPASGDGALARFALCCLRPVVYFLLPAGDAACGEAGILYGPGVPGRGRPAQPRGPAPFLGRGPWPGPTRRRRDPSPSPPGSGVLPLPLPVLGSRVHPELPRSSALPVQQPAARKDVFLHRPHHGHRAGRLRPEDQPWQRDCSGEAGHLAAGACLPPHWLGAHAARAGPGAAALLLRPPRWEETSKHLTASSPPPPKACPGRRARSWAHFGAWAPWPGQWDPWWPPQCTGWPGPGSASRCAQASSCSLSCSCAT, from the exons ATGGgctggggagcaggagggagcTGCACCCCGCGCCCACCCATCCGCCAACAGCCCTTGTCAGAGCCCCGTGTGATCACCGTGGTCTTCCTCGGCCTCCTGCTGGATCTCCTGGCCTTCACTCTGCTGTTGCCTCTGCTGCCAGGGCTGCTGGAGAGCCATGGCCGTGCCCAC GATCCCCTCTATGGCTCCTGGCAACAAGGCGTGGACTGGTTTGCCGCAGCCATCAGGATGCCAGCGGAGAAGAGGTACAACAGTGTCCTGTTTGGAG GTCTGATAGGCTCAGTCTTCTCCTTCCTGCAGTTCCTCTTGGCACCAGTCACGGGGGCGGTCTCAGACTGTCTCGGGAGGCGCCCGGTGATGCTGCTGTCCCTG GGTGATTGGGGGCATCAGCAAGGGAAACGTCAGCCTCTCCACAGCCATCGTAGCCGACCTGGGCTCACCGTCCGCCCGCAGCCGAGGCATG GCAGTCATTGGAGTGGCCTTCTCGCTGGCCTTCACGCTGGGCCCCATGCTTGGCGCCTTCCTGCCAGCGGAGATGGTGCCCTGGCTCGCTTTGCTCTTTGCTGCCTCCGAcctgttgtttattttctgcttcctGCCGGAGACGCTGCCTGCGGAGAAGCGG gcatCCTCTATGGGCCCGGGGTTCCAGGCCGCGGCAGACCTGCTCAGCCCCGTGGCCCTGCTCCGTTTCTCGGCCGTGGCCCGTGGCCAGGACCCACCCGCCGGAGACG GGATCCGTCACCTTCGCCGCCTGGGTCTGGTGTACTTCCTCTACCTCTTCCTGTTCTCGGGTCTCGAGTTCACCCTGAGCTTCCTCGCTCATCAGCGCTTCCAGTTCAGCAG CCTGCAGCAAGGAAAGATGTTTTTCTTCATCGGCCTCACCATGGCCACCGTGCAGGGCGCCTACGCCCGGAAGATCAGCCCTGGCAGCGAGATTGCAGCGGTGAAGCGG GCCATCTTGCTGCTggtgcctgccttcctcctcatTGGCTGGGGGCTCACGCTGCCCGTGCTGGGCCTGGGGCTGCTGCTCTACTCCTTCG GCCCCCCAGGTGGGAGGAGACCAGCAAGCACCTGACggcttcctccccccctcccccaaaggctTGCCCAGGCAGAAGGGCACGATCATGGGCACACTTCGGAGCCTGGGCGCCCTGGCCAGGGCAGTGGGACCCATGGTGGCCGCCTCAG TGTACTGGCTGGCCGGGGCCAGGGTCTGCTTCACGGTGTGCTCAGGCCTCTTCCTGCTCCCTTTCCTGCTCCTGCGCAACCTGA